In a genomic window of Methylovirgula sp. 4M-Z18:
- the ilvA gene encoding threonine ammonia-lyase, biosynthetic — protein sequence MTDYIKKILEARVYDVAVQSPLDKMVRLSQRLDCSVLLKREDLQPIFSFKIRGAYNRIARLSLDARKRGVICASAGNHAQGVALSAHRLGIVATIVMPVTTPPIKIDAVRYWGGKVVLHGDTFDEAYAHARALESQEDLTFVHPYDDPDVIAGQGTVGMEILHQHPEPIEAVFVPIGGGGLAAGVSAYIKYLRPETKVIGVEPVDAASMTAALHAQERVILNRVGLFADGVAVRQAGAETYRLCKDLLDGTITADTDEMCAAIKDIFEDMRVIAEPAGALALAGLKTYAAQNPTRAGALIAINSGANMNFDRLRHVAERAEVGEEREILLGVTIPEEIGSYRRFIQVLGNQTVTEFNYRYATGQEANVFVGIRLRDARTEKAQILAQLTALRYKVVDMSANESAKLHVRYMVGGRAPDLQDEVLLRFEFPERPGALMKFLDGVGGDWSITLFHYRNHGADYGRVLAGLQVPLAERERFFEKLALLGYPYEDETDNPAYQMFLSR from the coding sequence GTGACCGATTACATCAAGAAAATCCTCGAGGCGCGTGTCTATGACGTTGCGGTGCAATCGCCGCTCGACAAGATGGTGCGGCTGAGCCAAAGGCTCGATTGCTCCGTCCTGCTGAAGCGCGAGGATTTGCAGCCGATCTTTTCGTTCAAGATTCGCGGCGCGTACAATCGCATCGCGCGCCTTTCGCTTGACGCGCGCAAGCGCGGCGTGATCTGCGCGTCGGCCGGCAATCACGCGCAGGGCGTTGCTTTGTCGGCGCATCGCTTGGGCATCGTCGCGACGATCGTGATGCCAGTCACGACGCCGCCCATCAAGATCGATGCGGTGCGCTATTGGGGCGGCAAGGTCGTACTGCACGGCGATACGTTCGACGAGGCCTATGCGCACGCGCGCGCGCTGGAATCGCAAGAAGACCTGACCTTCGTGCATCCTTATGACGATCCGGATGTGATTGCGGGACAGGGCACGGTGGGCATGGAAATCCTGCACCAGCATCCCGAGCCGATTGAGGCCGTCTTCGTACCGATCGGCGGCGGCGGTCTCGCTGCTGGCGTTTCAGCCTACATCAAATACCTGCGGCCCGAGACGAAGGTGATCGGCGTCGAGCCGGTCGATGCCGCCTCGATGACCGCGGCGCTGCACGCGCAGGAGCGCGTCATTCTCAACCGCGTCGGCCTGTTCGCCGATGGCGTTGCGGTGCGCCAGGCAGGCGCCGAGACGTATCGCCTCTGCAAAGATCTGCTCGACGGCACGATCACCGCCGACACCGACGAAATGTGCGCGGCGATCAAAGACATTTTCGAAGACATGCGCGTGATCGCGGAGCCTGCCGGAGCTTTGGCGCTCGCTGGCCTCAAGACCTATGCCGCGCAAAACCCCACGCGCGCAGGCGCTTTGATCGCGATCAATTCCGGCGCCAACATGAATTTCGACCGGCTGCGCCACGTGGCCGAGCGCGCCGAAGTCGGCGAGGAGCGCGAGATTCTGCTCGGCGTCACGATCCCGGAAGAGATCGGCTCCTACCGCCGCTTCATCCAGGTGCTCGGCAATCAGACAGTGACGGAATTCAATTACCGTTACGCCACGGGCCAGGAAGCCAATGTATTCGTCGGCATTCGCCTGCGCGATGCGCGCACCGAGAAGGCGCAGATTTTAGCGCAGCTCACGGCGCTCCGCTACAAAGTGGTCGACATGAGCGCGAACGAGTCGGCCAAGTTGCACGTGCGCTACATGGTCGGCGGCCGCGCGCCCGATCTGCAGGACGAAGTGCTCTTGCGTTTCGAGTTTCCCGAACGCCCCGGCGCGCTGATGAAATTCCTCGACGGCGTCGGCGGCGATTGGAGCATCACGCTCTTCCACTACCGCAACCACGGCGCGGACTACGGCCGCGTGCTCGCCGGTCTGCAAGTGCCGCTGGCCGAGCGGGAACGGTTCTTCGAAAAGCTTGCGCTGCTTGGCTATCCGTATGAGGATGAGACGGATAACCCTGCCTATCAGATGTTTTTGAGCAGGTGA
- the lysA gene encoding diaminopimelate decarboxylase: protein MHHFSYVNGVLHAEDVDVRDIARAVGTPFYCYSTATLERHYRVFAEAFAGTDALICYAMKANSNQAVLATYARLGAGVDVVSEGELRRARAAGIPGSRITFSGVGKTAHEIAYALDERIRCFNVESEPELHELSRIASEKGVTAHIALRVNPDVDAKTHAKISTGKSENKFGVPISTARAVYAEAAKLPGIKVSGIDMHIGSQITNLEPFDAAFALLADFVRQLRADGHTIEHIDLGGGLGIPYRADHDPDTYHPAIYAHIVKRHTHNLGCSLVFEPGRLLVGNAGILVTQVIYVKHGDGRNFVVADAAMNDLIRPTLYEAHHEILPVLQAPQNGATLHADVVGPVCETGDYLALDRDLPRVKAGDLLAIMSAGAYGAVQSGTYNSRLLVPEVLVKGRNFAVVRPRPTYDDLIGLDRLPPWLSQVSP, encoded by the coding sequence ATGCATCATTTTTCTTACGTGAACGGCGTGCTCCACGCCGAGGATGTCGATGTGCGGGACATCGCCCGCGCCGTCGGCACGCCTTTCTATTGCTATTCCACCGCGACACTCGAGCGCCATTACCGCGTCTTCGCCGAGGCTTTCGCCGGCACCGATGCGCTGATCTGCTATGCGATGAAGGCCAATTCCAACCAGGCCGTGCTCGCCACCTATGCCCGCCTCGGCGCCGGCGTCGATGTGGTGTCGGAGGGCGAATTGCGCCGCGCCCGCGCGGCCGGCATTCCGGGCTCCCGCATCACGTTTTCGGGCGTCGGCAAGACGGCGCACGAAATCGCTTACGCGCTCGACGAGCGCATCCGCTGCTTCAATGTGGAATCCGAGCCCGAATTGCACGAACTGTCGCGCATCGCGAGCGAGAAGGGCGTGACCGCGCATATTGCCTTGCGCGTCAATCCGGATGTCGATGCCAAGACCCATGCCAAGATCTCGACCGGCAAGTCGGAGAACAAATTCGGCGTGCCGATCTCGACCGCACGCGCGGTCTATGCCGAGGCCGCGAAACTGCCCGGCATCAAGGTCAGCGGAATCGACATGCATATCGGCTCGCAGATCACCAATCTCGAGCCGTTCGACGCGGCCTTCGCACTGCTCGCCGATTTCGTCCGGCAATTGCGCGCCGACGGCCATACGATCGAGCATATCGATCTTGGCGGCGGCCTCGGCATTCCGTATCGGGCGGATCACGATCCCGACACCTATCACCCCGCTATTTACGCGCATATCGTCAAGCGCCATACCCATAATCTGGGTTGCTCGCTGGTGTTCGAGCCGGGCCGCTTGCTCGTCGGCAATGCCGGCATTCTGGTGACGCAGGTGATTTACGTGAAGCACGGCGACGGGCGCAATTTCGTCGTCGCCGACGCCGCGATGAACGATCTCATCCGCCCGACTCTGTACGAAGCGCATCACGAAATCCTGCCCGTTCTGCAGGCGCCGCAAAACGGCGCGACCCTGCATGCCGACGTGGTCGGCCCCGTGTGCGAGACCGGCGATTATCTTGCGCTCGACCGCGACCTGCCGCGGGTGAAGGCTGGCGATCTTCTCGCAATCATGTCGGCGGGCGCCTATGGCGCGGTGCAATCGGGCACCTATAATTCGCGCCTGCTCGTGCCGGAAGTTCTGGTCAAGGGCAGAAATTTTGCGGTTGTGCGGCCGCGCCCGACCTACGACGATCTGATCGGGCTCGATCGCCTGCCACCCTGGCTGAGCCAAGTAAGCCCGTGA